The following coding sequences lie in one Thalassoglobus polymorphus genomic window:
- a CDS encoding TadE/TadG family type IV pilus assembly protein — protein sequence MRRNLNNQNRSRRGFVSLEVVLVLPMFMVLLLGLCEFSLLFTAQGQVVESARAGARIATLHGVDDVIVEEEVRKTLSRSLGTYARVESQLGKYSGDEVIVQVRVPMASVTPDLLWPIGYSVRGREVIAVARMRKE from the coding sequence ATGAGACGGAACCTAAACAATCAAAATCGTTCGCGTCGTGGGTTCGTGAGCCTGGAAGTGGTTCTCGTGCTGCCGATGTTCATGGTTCTGCTTCTGGGACTCTGTGAGTTCTCCCTGCTGTTCACAGCTCAGGGGCAGGTCGTTGAATCAGCCCGCGCCGGAGCAAGAATAGCCACGCTTCATGGTGTGGATGATGTGATCGTGGAAGAAGAAGTCCGGAAGACCTTGAGCCGGAGTCTGGGAACGTACGCGAGAGTCGAATCACAATTAGGAAAGTATTCCGGGGACGAAGTGATTGTCCAGGTTCGCGTACCGATGGCCTCAGTGACACCAGATTTGCTTTGGCCTATTGGCTATAGCGTGAGAGGTCGTGAAGTGATTGCGGTCGCTCGGATGCGAAAAGAATAA
- a CDS encoding A24 family peptidase, with translation MSPSAIIVVVAVSLFTVAAMVWDVRFKKIPNKLTIPMFFAGWVFQIGMSLMYGWHHLGSAVLGFMVGFGILFVLWFIGGGGGGDVKLMGALSVWLGFKLTLWVMLTSTVIVLLLTIGVIVWSLTSRGLKSTKKQYLGTGKTPAGKKPVKETADDKLKRRVMTYAGPVGLATWLVLAWNYPQLNPEVGADEKAPQDVISQPVETVE, from the coding sequence ATGTCTCCAAGTGCCATTATTGTTGTTGTTGCAGTCAGCCTGTTCACCGTGGCTGCCATGGTTTGGGATGTTCGATTCAAAAAGATCCCAAACAAGCTGACGATTCCGATGTTTTTCGCTGGCTGGGTTTTTCAGATTGGAATGTCACTCATGTATGGCTGGCATCATCTTGGCTCAGCTGTGTTGGGATTCATGGTCGGATTTGGAATCCTGTTCGTGCTGTGGTTCATCGGTGGTGGTGGTGGTGGAGACGTCAAGTTGATGGGAGCACTGAGTGTTTGGCTCGGTTTTAAGCTGACCTTATGGGTGATGCTCACGAGTACGGTCATCGTACTCTTGCTGACCATTGGGGTCATCGTGTGGAGTCTGACCTCTCGGGGATTGAAAAGTACGAAGAAACAATACCTCGGAACAGGAAAAACACCTGCCGGGAAAAAGCCAGTCAAAGAGACAGCGGATGATAAATTGAAACGACGTGTAATGACTTACGCCGGTCCAGTCGGGTTGGCAACGTGGTTGGTGTTGGCCTGGAACTATCCACAACTCAACCCGGAAGTCGGAGCAGATGAAAAGGCTCCTCAGGATGTCATCTCTCAACCAGTGGAAACGGTGGAATGA
- a CDS encoding Gfo/Idh/MocA family protein: MTKQYQANRRDFLKTTTMAGAGAIAASVWTGAQAQDSKSPNEKLNIACIGTANRAAADIQGVLGENIVALVDVDKNYLDRKLKEIPDARPYADYREMLDAEKGKIDAVVIGTTDHHHAPATIRAIRAGLHVYCEKPLTHTVQEARIIAEAAKEAGVATQLGTQIHAGNNYRRVVEIIQSGAIGDVTEAHVWVGKGWGGGERPEKAEQPPAHLNWDLWLGPAPERPYAAGRYHPAQWRRWWDFGQGTLGDMGCHYMDLPFWALKLRHPTSCVATGPEVHPETCPLGLTVEYQFPKRGDLAPCKLTWYDGNMTPKKVAGERVPGSGVMFVGTEGHMFADYGNYRLFPREKFADFTAPAESIPNSIGHHAEWIKACKDGSPTTCNFDYSGALSETVLLGNVAYRTGEKLEWDAANLKATNTSAADKYISKSYRTGWEVS, encoded by the coding sequence ATGACCAAACAATACCAAGCAAATCGACGTGATTTCCTGAAGACCACAACGATGGCCGGTGCGGGAGCCATTGCAGCAAGTGTCTGGACTGGAGCACAAGCACAGGATTCGAAGTCGCCAAATGAGAAGCTGAACATCGCCTGCATCGGAACTGCAAACCGCGCAGCTGCTGATATCCAGGGGGTCTTAGGGGAAAACATTGTCGCTCTTGTTGATGTCGACAAAAATTATCTCGATCGGAAGTTGAAGGAAATTCCCGACGCACGTCCTTATGCTGATTATCGAGAAATGCTCGATGCCGAAAAAGGCAAAATTGACGCAGTCGTGATTGGAACGACCGACCATCATCACGCACCGGCGACGATTCGTGCGATTCGTGCAGGTTTGCATGTCTACTGTGAAAAGCCGCTGACACACACCGTTCAGGAAGCTCGCATCATCGCTGAAGCTGCCAAAGAAGCGGGTGTCGCCACTCAGCTGGGGACGCAAATTCATGCTGGAAACAACTATCGTCGAGTTGTCGAAATCATCCAATCGGGAGCGATCGGCGATGTGACCGAGGCTCATGTTTGGGTTGGAAAAGGTTGGGGCGGCGGAGAGCGTCCGGAAAAAGCTGAACAGCCGCCTGCTCACTTGAACTGGGACCTGTGGTTGGGGCCGGCTCCTGAACGTCCCTACGCAGCTGGACGTTACCACCCAGCTCAATGGCGTCGCTGGTGGGATTTCGGTCAAGGAACTTTGGGCGACATGGGTTGCCATTACATGGACCTTCCATTCTGGGCGCTCAAGCTGCGTCATCCGACCAGTTGTGTCGCCACCGGTCCAGAAGTTCATCCGGAAACTTGCCCACTCGGTTTAACTGTCGAGTATCAGTTCCCGAAACGTGGGGATCTTGCTCCTTGTAAGTTGACCTGGTACGACGGCAACATGACTCCGAAGAAAGTTGCTGGCGAACGCGTCCCCGGAAGCGGTGTGATGTTCGTTGGAACTGAAGGTCACATGTTTGCTGACTACGGCAACTACCGTCTGTTCCCTCGTGAAAAATTCGCTGATTTCACTGCTCCTGCAGAATCGATTCCGAACTCCATCGGCCACCACGCTGAGTGGATCAAAGCTTGCAAAGATGGGTCACCGACCACTTGCAACTTCGATTATTCCGGCGCACTGTCCGAAACTGTTCTACTCGGAAACGTTGCTTACCGAACTGGTGAAAAACTGGAATGGGACGCTGCAAATCTGAAAGCGACAAACACCTCAGCTGCCGACAAGTACATCAGCAAGTCGTACCGCACCGGCTGGGAAGTATCGTAA